From Gimesia panareensis, the proteins below share one genomic window:
- a CDS encoding tetratricopeptide repeat protein: MFVAEHQLTDKERQKALQKIDELHHPQRIADWKYLFLFSEPLDPHFQLSQLEYSLQTQGKTMDAMRLAQLIPASPTPIYQTYFQTSHKNSPSPPESNPKTAENPPNRDDPCEIIAEVLSHSGVAAALAKARAFEESSDRDLALSYLIPYLLDQNKIDEARKLADELHAPDQRGDAWGAIACRLVQTDQLERALQLAETVKDPEQQNQVLESIVLKLIKEHQFQQALELCQQVKNYESDSAKDHCFSALVTHSIEADQLDLTLKVIDTMEADSVEKWFAIDDLIKHLLETQKLDQALQTARNFDNDEDRRAALESISECLSNQGRFQQALEVAESIEPGYQKQSALAHLAEKQFQCGHLEQVVNLLSKHADSDLLADDFEPFLYHDANHVWHHSVPLYEQLLTALVAARKLEQALQMTETLQDESQKITALQFLIQILAEAGDFEKVIELGFNYTTDEDDLSELQSTAVDSLVDAGEYQRAIELAKLTQDEELRAQAEFRQVKLLFGQGKLEPAQQLAENIHDPEWKTESELALISALIEQQQFNKAIQISQKMEYYSRQKTEAEQKLITALLEAGRVTEATNMACGIWKSSARLPALFEVANQLASEPTLQSDLSPEFSRQNRRLKTAFTPEEQQLARRIVDSINEN; this comes from the coding sequence ATGTTCGTTGCAGAACATCAGTTGACGGACAAAGAACGCCAGAAAGCATTGCAAAAAATCGACGAGCTCCATCATCCGCAGAGAATCGCCGACTGGAAGTATCTGTTTCTGTTTTCGGAGCCTCTCGATCCGCATTTCCAGTTATCCCAACTGGAATATTCACTTCAGACACAGGGGAAAACAATGGATGCCATGCGGCTGGCGCAATTGATTCCCGCTTCCCCAACCCCCATTTACCAGACTTACTTTCAGACCTCGCATAAGAACAGTCCCTCGCCCCCTGAATCCAACCCCAAGACCGCAGAGAATCCCCCGAACCGGGACGATCCGTGTGAGATCATCGCGGAGGTACTGTCCCACTCCGGAGTCGCCGCGGCGCTGGCCAAAGCCCGCGCTTTCGAGGAATCGTCCGACCGCGATCTCGCACTGAGTTATCTCATCCCTTACCTGCTGGATCAGAACAAAATCGACGAAGCCCGGAAACTGGCGGATGAGCTGCACGCACCAGATCAACGGGGAGACGCCTGGGGGGCGATCGCGTGCCGACTGGTTCAGACAGACCAACTGGAACGTGCACTGCAACTGGCTGAGACAGTAAAAGATCCAGAGCAACAGAACCAAGTGCTGGAGTCGATTGTTCTGAAACTGATCAAAGAACATCAGTTTCAACAGGCCCTGGAACTCTGTCAGCAGGTTAAAAACTATGAGTCTGATTCTGCAAAGGATCATTGTTTCTCTGCGCTGGTCACACATTCGATAGAGGCAGATCAGCTTGATTTGACTCTGAAAGTCATCGACACGATGGAAGCAGATTCGGTAGAGAAATGGTTCGCCATAGATGATCTGATCAAACATCTGCTGGAAACACAAAAACTGGATCAGGCGCTGCAAACCGCTCGCAATTTCGACAATGACGAAGATCGGAGGGCTGCCCTGGAATCGATTTCCGAATGTCTGTCAAACCAGGGCAGATTCCAGCAGGCACTGGAAGTGGCAGAATCGATCGAACCGGGTTATCAGAAACAGTCTGCCCTGGCACATCTCGCCGAAAAACAGTTTCAGTGCGGTCATCTTGAGCAGGTCGTGAATCTGTTGTCAAAACATGCGGACTCCGATCTGCTTGCTGATGATTTTGAGCCTTTCCTGTATCACGACGCCAACCATGTGTGGCACCATTCCGTCCCCCTTTATGAGCAACTGCTGACGGCGCTGGTTGCTGCGCGAAAGCTGGAGCAGGCCCTGCAGATGACAGAAACGCTGCAGGACGAAAGCCAAAAGATAACTGCCCTTCAGTTTCTGATTCAGATACTGGCTGAGGCGGGAGACTTCGAGAAAGTCATTGAGCTCGGGTTCAACTATACGACGGACGAAGATGACCTGTCAGAGCTGCAATCAACGGCAGTTGACAGTCTGGTGGACGCAGGAGAGTATCAGCGCGCGATCGAGCTGGCAAAACTGACGCAGGACGAAGAACTTCGGGCACAGGCTGAGTTCCGCCAGGTGAAGCTGTTATTCGGTCAAGGAAAACTGGAACCGGCACAACAACTGGCTGAGAACATTCATGATCCCGAGTGGAAGACAGAAAGCGAGCTGGCACTCATTTCGGCACTGATTGAACAGCAGCAATTCAATAAAGCGATCCAGATTTCACAAAAAATGGAGTACTATTCTCGGCAGAAAACCGAGGCCGAGCAAAAGCTGATTACAGCCTTACTGGAGGCAGGTCGAGTGACTGAGGCCACGAACATGGCCTGCGGGATCTGGAAATCGTCAGCGCGTTTACCGGCACTCTTCGAAGTGGCAAATCAGCTGGCTTCAGAACCAACCCTGCAAAGCGATCTGTCTCCTGAATTCTCCCGCCAGAACCGCAGACTGAAAACCGCATTCACGCCGGAGGAACAGCAACTGGCCCGGCGGATTGTTGACTCTATAAACGAGAATTGA
- a CDS encoding tetratricopeptide repeat protein yields the protein MIRKHLRLVPRLTFGLCVLGLSLLTGCGAKTESDATSTTLPETTVPSPIADQSAQKSQLDIAQSPRELLFFVAQNQQPEEVRTAAFIRIAEKYLQRDQFSQASEILERLEPTTERDEVYFSLAKSLLPQDRKTVPLIQTLELILKIENPAPRDKTLRWIADRFLKQGDVPQFRFVVSRISESKLKSMLINSLSRIVIDKSGFDQTLRDSRKLPDPAERETALCSLAIVLARKGEQAQAAALIQEIQTPVLQEIANDARVFSFLRSGQLGAAMGLIRSGCTCRTSPLLNSLCHDLIKGNSIDQALAVAREIEEPEYKYSVLYHAASELFERGEIQRAEAVILQANHADKADVRQASAEEEERRISSQASFASLLIKQGDLERIQAYSAQVDINVFRKYKGLHKLVGKRIQAGQLDQALALTETFPEEDVFALVAEHLAEQGKFKQAVQTALKIEDSYHRSAALAPIVAQLLKKDDLDEAFEVLQKVDDIGFQCTGPPSLRYHNSPHHWHYDHYIYEKMITKLLEADRPDQALAVTHLLHESKERFGYAKHLMKELVRMEKYDAMAMVALKFTADLPYQEQLIEMAIGSLMDADQDELANQIARKQTNKNLQAFAEFQIVAQLVDRRKINEAHERAQQIQHPAWQAESQAKVAYGLMMNQQRELAQKVIEHLDLTRLRPESIARLVSGLVFSEQLEQALFLSNQIRIKQDRLPALMEITEGLVGQAEQRETPTPEESGSDHKSYALFTPEEQQLARRIVQSIQGD from the coding sequence ATGATTCGTAAACACCTCCGCCTTGTGCCGAGGCTGACTTTTGGGCTCTGTGTACTGGGGCTGAGCCTGCTGACAGGTTGTGGGGCAAAAACAGAGTCGGACGCCACGTCAACTACGTTACCTGAGACCACCGTTCCTTCTCCCATTGCTGATCAGTCCGCTCAAAAATCCCAGTTAGATATTGCCCAATCCCCCCGTGAACTGCTGTTTTTTGTCGCTCAGAATCAGCAGCCGGAGGAAGTCAGAACAGCTGCTTTCATCAGAATCGCTGAGAAATATCTGCAAAGGGATCAGTTCTCACAGGCCAGCGAGATACTGGAACGACTGGAGCCCACCACAGAGCGAGACGAAGTCTATTTCAGCCTCGCAAAATCGCTGCTTCCGCAGGACCGCAAAACAGTCCCGTTAATACAGACACTGGAGCTGATCCTCAAAATCGAAAACCCAGCACCACGCGACAAGACTTTGAGATGGATCGCTGACCGGTTTCTCAAACAGGGTGATGTGCCTCAGTTCCGCTTCGTAGTGAGCCGAATCTCTGAGAGCAAACTGAAATCAATGCTGATTAACTCACTCTCCCGAATTGTGATCGACAAATCAGGCTTCGATCAGACACTGCGCGATAGTCGAAAGTTACCGGATCCCGCGGAACGCGAGACCGCCCTGTGCAGTCTTGCCATCGTACTGGCTCGGAAAGGTGAGCAGGCCCAGGCGGCAGCCCTGATTCAGGAAATCCAAACGCCTGTGCTCCAGGAAATCGCGAACGATGCCCGCGTCTTTTCATTTCTCAGGTCGGGACAGCTGGGAGCGGCAATGGGCCTGATCCGTAGTGGATGCACCTGTCGGACATCACCGCTGCTGAACTCCCTCTGCCATGATCTGATCAAGGGAAACAGTATTGACCAGGCGCTTGCTGTTGCGCGTGAAATTGAGGAACCAGAATATAAATACAGTGTCTTGTATCATGCCGCCAGTGAATTGTTCGAGCGTGGAGAGATCCAGCGGGCAGAGGCAGTGATCCTGCAGGCCAACCACGCAGATAAGGCTGACGTCCGCCAGGCTTCAGCAGAGGAAGAAGAGAGACGGATCTCATCTCAGGCCAGCTTTGCCTCCCTGCTGATTAAACAGGGAGACCTGGAACGCATCCAGGCTTATTCCGCCCAGGTCGACATCAATGTGTTTCGCAAATACAAAGGCTTACATAAACTGGTCGGTAAACGGATTCAGGCAGGCCAACTGGACCAGGCGCTGGCGCTGACAGAAACATTCCCTGAAGAGGATGTCTTTGCGCTGGTGGCTGAGCACCTGGCAGAGCAGGGAAAATTCAAACAGGCAGTTCAGACTGCATTGAAAATCGAAGACAGCTACCATCGTTCGGCAGCCCTGGCCCCCATCGTTGCTCAACTTCTGAAAAAAGACGATCTGGATGAGGCCTTTGAAGTTCTGCAAAAAGTTGATGACATCGGCTTCCAGTGTACCGGCCCCCCTTCCCTGCGGTATCACAACTCTCCCCATCACTGGCACTACGATCATTACATCTACGAAAAAATGATCACAAAGCTGCTCGAAGCAGACAGACCGGATCAGGCTCTGGCCGTCACTCACCTGCTACACGAATCGAAGGAGCGATTTGGCTACGCAAAACATCTGATGAAAGAACTGGTCCGAATGGAGAAGTACGATGCGATGGCCATGGTGGCGCTCAAATTCACCGCGGACCTGCCCTACCAGGAACAGCTCATCGAAATGGCGATCGGCAGCCTGATGGATGCGGACCAGGACGAACTGGCAAATCAGATTGCCCGGAAACAGACGAACAAGAACCTGCAGGCATTCGCGGAATTTCAAATCGTAGCCCAGTTGGTCGATCGAAGAAAAATCAACGAGGCACACGAACGGGCACAGCAGATTCAACATCCCGCCTGGCAGGCAGAGTCGCAGGCAAAGGTGGCCTATGGCCTGATGATGAACCAACAAAGGGAACTGGCTCAGAAGGTGATCGAACACCTGGACCTCACCCGACTACGTCCCGAGTCCATCGCCAGACTCGTTTCCGGCCTGGTCTTCAGCGAGCAATTGGAACAGGCGCTCTTCCTGTCCAATCAGATTCGCATCAAACAGGACCGCTTACCCGCCCTGATGGAAATCACAGAGGGACTGGTCGGCCAGGCAGAACAGAGGGAGACACCGACGCCAGAGGAGTCTGGCAGCGATCACAAATCATACGCTCTATTCACGCCGGAGGAACAGCAACTGGCCCGGCGGATTGTGCAATCCATCCAAGGCGACTGA
- a CDS encoding Gfo/Idh/MocA family protein codes for MNQQSGDQAPQAESQVTRRTFIQQAGMTTAAGLAAAPSVWAGGDAQTETLRVGLIGCGSRGSGAAVNAMQADPNTKLVAMADVFEDKLKASADRIKKSIGKQFAVKPDQEFIGFDAYEKLLQTDVDVVLLTTPPHFRPLHLQQAIAAGKHVFAEKPVAVDAPGVRSVMETCRIARQKKLSIMSGLMLRYSKAMQETMNRVHEGQLGKIVTLQTNYNINGLWSHPRKPEWSDMEWQMRNWYYFTWLSGGQLVEQHVHGLDLMSWAMQNEYPVKCFGLGGRQSRVDPLYGHIFDHHAICYEYSGGERCFAYCRQQDGTDIDTSQLIFGSKGTADLNRNTLSGAKTWRYSRARGRARGGVQDLPYVQEHAALFESIRNANPICNGEYAAKSSLMAIMGRMASYTGKNITWDEAWNSREDLTPPEYAFGPLKVPPVAQPGKTQFF; via the coding sequence ATGAACCAGCAATCCGGGGATCAGGCCCCTCAAGCAGAGAGTCAGGTAACACGCAGAACTTTCATCCAGCAGGCAGGCATGACGACCGCCGCCGGTCTGGCCGCAGCGCCTTCTGTCTGGGCCGGCGGGGACGCACAGACGGAGACCCTCCGCGTCGGTCTGATTGGCTGCGGTTCCCGTGGTTCCGGCGCTGCCGTGAATGCCATGCAGGCCGATCCGAATACAAAACTCGTGGCCATGGCAGATGTCTTTGAAGATAAACTCAAAGCGAGTGCCGACCGGATTAAAAAATCGATTGGCAAACAGTTCGCCGTGAAACCGGATCAGGAATTCATCGGCTTCGACGCGTATGAAAAACTGTTGCAGACCGACGTCGATGTCGTGTTGCTGACCACGCCGCCCCACTTCCGCCCGCTGCATCTGCAGCAGGCGATCGCCGCCGGTAAACATGTTTTCGCTGAGAAGCCGGTCGCCGTCGATGCCCCCGGCGTCCGTTCCGTGATGGAAACCTGTCGCATTGCCCGGCAGAAAAAGTTGTCCATCATGTCCGGTCTGATGCTCCGCTACAGTAAAGCCATGCAGGAAACGATGAACCGCGTCCATGAGGGGCAGCTCGGAAAGATTGTGACCCTGCAGACCAATTACAACATCAATGGGCTCTGGTCACATCCCCGTAAACCCGAATGGAGCGACATGGAATGGCAAATGCGCAACTGGTATTACTTTACCTGGCTTTCGGGGGGACAACTGGTGGAGCAGCACGTGCATGGGCTCGACCTGATGTCCTGGGCCATGCAGAATGAATATCCCGTCAAATGCTTCGGGCTGGGCGGTCGACAGTCGCGGGTCGATCCCCTGTATGGCCACATTTTCGATCATCACGCCATCTGTTACGAATACAGTGGCGGAGAGCGTTGCTTTGCTTACTGTCGCCAGCAGGACGGTACCGACATCGATACGTCCCAGCTGATTTTCGGATCAAAGGGAACCGCCGATCTGAATCGCAATACGCTCAGCGGCGCTAAAACCTGGCGTTACAGCCGGGCTCGCGGCCGGGCCAGGGGCGGAGTGCAGGACCTGCCCTATGTCCAGGAGCACGCGGCCCTGTTTGAGAGCATCCGCAACGCGAACCCCATCTGTAACGGGGAGTATGCCGCGAAAAGCTCACTGATGGCGATCATGGGACGCATGGCATCTTACACCGGGAAAAATATCACCTGGGACGAAGCCTGGAACTCCCGGGAAGACCTGACACCGCCGGAATATGCCTTCGGCCCGTTGAAAGTCCCCCCCGTCGCCCAGCCTGGGAAAACCCAATTCTTTTAA
- a CDS encoding SpoIIE family protein phosphatase — MHNTSLLLVEDNILDARLITSRLQKIGCHTLTHVGSLQQAVDWLNTARHVDVIVLDLTLPDSLGLHTFQYLHQRFAHIPIVILSGRNDQDLAVKAVSLGAQDYVFKSEASSCVLLRSIRYAIERMRLLKIETDMIKMDRDLEFAREIQRHLLPQTLPEIAGVDMASTYIPANWTGGDFFDVIPISRQAKCNHDLWQPAQQMCEEDKNNSIWGLTIADVSSHGFAPSLIMVDTRRVLRTCSHILQDPGEILTFANRAVNEVTLEGQFVTLCYGRYDPLDRTLEYCSAGHPFWVIDAEGTVSMPEYAGTALGLLPDFQYATDGKLQLNVGDFLVVVTDGLYECRSDAGEFFGIDRVCEIIKQHREKPSKEIVKQILKAIYRFSGSLRSEDDITILLIKMVE; from the coding sequence ATGCATAATACCTCATTACTTCTGGTCGAAGACAACATCCTGGATGCCAGGCTCATCACATCACGCCTGCAAAAAATTGGCTGCCATACCCTCACGCATGTCGGTTCTCTCCAACAAGCAGTCGACTGGCTCAACACCGCCAGGCATGTGGATGTCATCGTGCTTGATCTTACGCTGCCCGATTCCCTGGGACTGCATACTTTTCAGTATCTGCATCAGCGTTTCGCGCACATTCCCATTGTGATTTTAAGCGGACGCAACGATCAGGATCTGGCGGTCAAAGCAGTCTCACTGGGTGCACAGGACTACGTCTTCAAATCAGAGGCGAGCAGCTGTGTGCTGCTGCGTTCGATCCGTTATGCCATTGAACGAATGCGTCTCCTGAAGATCGAAACAGACATGATCAAGATGGACCGGGATCTGGAATTTGCCCGGGAGATTCAGCGGCACCTGCTGCCTCAGACACTGCCCGAAATTGCGGGCGTTGATATGGCGAGTACTTACATCCCTGCCAACTGGACTGGCGGGGATTTTTTTGACGTTATTCCTATCAGTCGCCAGGCAAAATGCAATCATGACCTCTGGCAGCCGGCGCAGCAGATGTGTGAGGAGGACAAAAATAATTCCATCTGGGGACTGACAATCGCGGATGTGAGCAGCCACGGATTCGCGCCTTCACTGATCATGGTTGATACGCGGCGCGTACTGCGAACCTGCTCTCACATTTTGCAGGACCCGGGGGAAATCCTGACGTTTGCCAATCGCGCCGTGAACGAAGTGACGCTGGAGGGGCAGTTCGTCACCCTGTGTTATGGCAGGTACGACCCCCTGGACCGCACGCTGGAATATTGTTCGGCCGGTCATCCCTTCTGGGTGATCGATGCTGAGGGAACTGTGAGCATGCCGGAATATGCGGGTACGGCATTAGGCCTGTTGCCTGATTTCCAGTACGCGACGGACGGCAAACTGCAACTGAATGTCGGTGACTTCCTGGTTGTGGTAACGGACGGGCTGTATGAATGCCGATCGGACGCAGGGGAGTTTTTTGGCATCGATAGAGTCTGCGAAATCATTAAACAACACCGTGAAAAACCCAGCAAAGAAATTGTGAAACAGATTTTAAAAGCGATTTACCGCTTCTCCGGGTCACTCAGAAGCGAAGACGATATTACGATCCTGCTGATCAAGATGGTCGAATAA
- a CDS encoding DUF1559 domain-containing protein, with protein sequence MRELVSDSKHSSRKGFTLIELLVVMAIIAVLAAMLLPAIQRAREAARRTQCINNLKQIALAASNYENTFRCYPSGWIEALPVDDMGNQSNGPANANVAFNEDVLIPVDTSDSNNNRVTQWRLVDWELSPWWGWQALILADMDQTTINIDYDRAKFSTDSKNASTVPIPSYVCPSASLPSNRPRDLGYCNYRGVGGQLMGFSSYVPYSSNFRGGIFGANSATKERDVQDGTSNTLFFGESSFGFWADSHSAVSGAVSGPNSTTTFHEGNNFDGRPEINQTIHLTFGSWHDDVVHFAKADGSAKGMAKNIDARLFYQLCTRNGNERVTSEW encoded by the coding sequence ATGCGCGAACTCGTTTCAGATTCCAAACATTCATCCCGCAAGGGATTTACGCTGATTGAGCTGCTGGTCGTCATGGCGATCATCGCGGTTCTGGCCGCCATGCTGCTGCCTGCGATTCAACGGGCACGTGAGGCAGCCCGCCGGACACAGTGCATCAACAATCTGAAACAGATCGCTCTGGCTGCCTCCAATTATGAAAATACTTTCCGTTGTTATCCCTCAGGCTGGATTGAAGCGTTGCCCGTCGATGATATGGGGAACCAGTCGAATGGTCCGGCAAATGCGAATGTGGCTTTCAATGAAGATGTACTGATTCCGGTAGATACCTCGGACAGTAACAATAACCGTGTGACTCAATGGCGACTGGTCGACTGGGAGCTCTCTCCCTGGTGGGGCTGGCAGGCACTGATTCTGGCAGACATGGATCAGACAACCATTAATATCGACTATGATCGTGCCAAATTTTCCACTGACAGCAAGAATGCCAGCACGGTGCCCATTCCAAGTTATGTCTGTCCCAGCGCCTCGTTACCTTCCAACCGTCCCCGGGATCTGGGTTACTGTAATTATCGTGGTGTGGGTGGTCAGCTGATGGGCTTTTCCAGCTACGTTCCCTATAGCAGCAACTTCAGAGGAGGAATTTTCGGGGCGAACAGCGCCACGAAAGAACGTGATGTCCAAGATGGTACTTCGAACACGCTCTTCTTTGGGGAATCCTCTTTCGGGTTCTGGGCCGACAGCCACAGCGCAGTATCTGGCGCTGTCTCCGGTCCTAATTCAACCACAACTTTCCACGAAGGGAACAACTTTGACGGACGACCGGAAATCAACCAGACCATCCATCTGACCTTCGGTTCCTGGCACGATGATGTCGTTCATTTTGCCAAAGCCGATGGTTCCGCCAAAGGGATGGCTAAAAATATTGATGCCCGACTGTTTTACCAGTTGTGTACGCGTAACGGCAACGAACGTGTGACGAGTGAATGGTAA
- a CDS encoding tetratricopeptide repeat protein: MPDSAEPPFDHRAAQSWLAVNRRQIAAQQADALISRLLFERAQIQFFLGENDVALPTCERAADLSRNRQETSRIHAMISRIWLEEEMQELALWWAMSAVDRDPESAEAHFVLGQAQAAGDFLRSSIASFRKVLALEPRHQAARLALGVNLRLTSHHSFAEAIEVLTAYVDDWPADSEGWYELARATSLASILSHCPSDEAAPLFRQARTCAGYEKHEYRIHCWLRDQDETEAQQAAAALLPEKEELELLEPRAVVAYARRSAWRVHPLLACVEEEATPAYRKRVAEGLLPRRFLSGNVVAGLVMTVYRYAKQVRKEADAVTIDLFDLTEQAERAADAALYTARLYLQDRMSPADCGAALRELAQATRDDFQMLQNCDILQLENDRESCVQHCIWQGKPPAWYQSAREHFKQTQAAWKSELQVK, from the coding sequence ATGCCCGATTCTGCCGAACCCCCCTTCGATCACAGAGCAGCACAGTCATGGCTGGCAGTGAATCGTCGGCAGATCGCTGCACAACAGGCAGACGCGCTCATCAGCCGATTACTATTTGAACGTGCTCAAATCCAGTTTTTCCTGGGAGAGAATGACGTCGCACTGCCGACCTGTGAGAGAGCAGCCGATCTCTCACGCAATCGCCAGGAGACGTCGCGGATCCACGCCATGATCTCCCGGATCTGGCTGGAAGAGGAAATGCAGGAGCTTGCCCTCTGGTGGGCGATGTCAGCCGTGGATCGCGATCCTGAGAGCGCCGAGGCCCATTTTGTCCTGGGACAGGCCCAGGCCGCAGGCGACTTTCTCCGGTCGTCCATCGCATCCTTTCGAAAAGTCCTCGCACTGGAACCCCGGCATCAGGCTGCCCGGCTGGCCCTGGGAGTCAATCTGCGTCTGACCAGTCATCATTCTTTTGCCGAGGCGATTGAAGTGTTGACCGCTTATGTCGATGACTGGCCCGCTGATTCCGAGGGCTGGTATGAACTGGCCCGTGCTACTTCTCTGGCCAGCATTTTATCTCACTGCCCAAGCGATGAAGCAGCGCCCCTGTTTCGCCAGGCCCGTACCTGTGCCGGTTATGAAAAACATGAATACCGGATACACTGCTGGTTGCGGGATCAAGACGAAACGGAAGCCCAGCAGGCCGCTGCAGCGCTGCTTCCCGAAAAGGAAGAGCTGGAACTTCTGGAGCCGCGGGCAGTCGTTGCCTATGCACGCCGCTCTGCCTGGCGCGTACATCCTCTGCTGGCCTGCGTGGAAGAGGAAGCCACTCCCGCCTATCGCAAACGGGTGGCCGAGGGGTTATTGCCACGTCGTTTTCTGAGCGGAAACGTGGTCGCAGGCCTCGTCATGACCGTTTATCGATATGCGAAGCAGGTGCGAAAGGAAGCGGATGCGGTCACAATCGACCTTTTCGATCTCACTGAGCAGGCGGAACGTGCCGCAGATGCCGCCCTGTATACAGCGCGGCTCTATCTGCAGGATCGCATGAGTCCAGCCGACTGCGGTGCAGCACTCCGGGAACTGGCACAGGCGACCCGCGATGATTTTCAGATGTTGCAGAACTGTGACATCTTGCAGCTGGAAAATGACCGGGAAAGCTGTGTACAGCATTGTATCTGGCAAGGAAAACCGCCGGCCTGGTATCAGTCTGCCCGGGAACATTTTAAACAGACTCAAGCCGCCTGGAAGTCGGAACTGCAGGTAAAGTGA
- a CDS encoding HEAT repeat domain-containing protein — translation MKFSDIPFPDAPDGSRDPELWMLLTQYEFVRWLPDDWPDEYREITSRLKQETDRLTAAALEESEPLFRSRAACFLMALCRESRLDLILKFLDDEHEFVREQVARHLVSIRNPQLEGRLVELATLDAAADVRCAACRGLGGQEPLSVIPTLIHILDQDHESGENGWSVSSCAADALDEMLGTEWMARRQEGVCSLPEGSPNPAAVREQALFYLQELQERQPDEKKSDRQSDSETD, via the coding sequence ATGAAATTTTCCGACATCCCTTTTCCTGACGCTCCCGATGGCAGTCGTGACCCGGAACTCTGGATGCTGCTGACGCAGTACGAATTTGTCCGCTGGCTGCCAGACGACTGGCCGGACGAATATCGGGAGATCACCAGCCGTCTGAAGCAGGAGACCGATCGTCTGACTGCAGCGGCGCTGGAGGAAAGCGAACCGCTGTTTCGTTCTCGAGCGGCATGTTTTCTGATGGCGCTCTGCCGCGAATCGCGGCTCGATCTGATTTTAAAATTTCTGGACGACGAACATGAATTCGTTCGCGAACAGGTGGCCCGGCACCTGGTTTCAATACGAAATCCGCAGCTTGAAGGTCGACTGGTAGAGCTGGCAACGCTGGATGCAGCAGCCGATGTGCGTTGTGCCGCCTGTCGAGGACTGGGAGGACAGGAACCACTTTCGGTCATTCCAACCTTGATTCACATTCTGGATCAGGATCATGAGTCGGGAGAGAATGGCTGGTCAGTTTCCAGCTGTGCTGCTGACGCACTGGATGAAATGTTGGGGACCGAATGGATGGCCCGGAGGCAGGAGGGCGTCTGCTCTCTTCCCGAAGGCTCCCCCAATCCCGCAGCCGTTCGTGAGCAGGCACTCTTCTATCTCCAGGAGTTGCAGGAAAGGCAGCCTGATGAAAAAAAATCTGACCGCCAGTCTGATTCAGAAACTGACTGA
- a CDS encoding 3'-5' exonuclease, translated as MNENQSAYDAYSHFLIIDLEATCCDRKTVPRDEMEIIEIGAVIVANNSLKPLAEFQTFIQPVRHPQLTPFCTELTSITQHDVETAPRFPEALDALLKWSESYDACLFCSWGDYDKSQFQQDCRYHGRAYPFGETHLNLKKQFSKAQGSRKRFGMARALKLAGLSLEGTHHRGIDDARNMARLMPWILGKQKLPGHSKA; from the coding sequence ATGAACGAAAATCAAAGTGCGTACGATGCGTATTCCCATTTCCTGATCATTGATCTGGAAGCCACCTGTTGTGACCGGAAAACGGTGCCCCGCGATGAGATGGAAATCATTGAAATTGGTGCGGTCATTGTGGCCAACAACTCACTGAAACCGCTCGCCGAGTTTCAAACCTTCATCCAGCCGGTCCGGCACCCGCAGTTAACTCCCTTCTGTACTGAGCTGACTTCAATTACTCAGCATGATGTCGAAACCGCGCCCCGCTTTCCCGAGGCGCTGGATGCACTGTTGAAATGGTCCGAATCTTACGATGCCTGTCTGTTCTGCTCCTGGGGGGATTATGATAAATCTCAGTTCCAGCAGGATTGCCGGTATCACGGTCGGGCTTATCCCTTCGGAGAGACGCACCTCAACCTGAAAAAACAGTTTTCGAAAGCCCAGGGATCGCGCAAACGGTTCGGGATGGCCCGCGCACTGAAGCTGGCCGGTCTGTCGCTGGAAGGCACTCACCACAGAGGTATTGACGATGCCCGCAACATGGCGCGTCTGATGCCCTGGATTCTGGGGAAACAAAAGCTGCCAGGGCATTCGAAGGCCTGA